From the genome of Chelonia mydas isolate rCheMyd1 chromosome 2, rCheMyd1.pri.v2, whole genome shotgun sequence, one region includes:
- the RPL14 gene encoding 60S ribosomal protein L14 — protein sequence MVFKRYVEIGRVAYISFGPHAGKLVAIVDVIDQNRALVDGPCSGVRRQAMPFKCMQLTDFVLKFPHSARQKHVRVAWEKENINEKWIGTRWAKKIEAREKKAKMTDFDRYKVMKAKKMRNRIIKHEVKKLQKQSSKKA from the exons ATG GTGTTCAAACGTTACGTTGAGATTGGCCGAGTTGCCTACATCTCCTTTGGGCCACATGCTGGCAAGCTGGTGGCAATTGTGGATGTTATTGACCAGAACAGG GCGCTAGTTGATGGCCCCTGCAGTGGTGTAAGAAGGCAGGCTATGCCCTTCAAGTGCATGCAGCTAACCGATTTTGTACTCAAATTCCCACACAG TGCTCGTCAGAAGCATGTGCGAGTTGCCTgggagaaagaaaatattaatgaaaaatggATAGGTACAAGGTGGGCAAAGAAGATTGAAGCCAGAGAAAAG AAAGCCAAGATGACAGACTTTGATCGCTACAAGGTCATGAAGGCAAAGAAAATG AGGAACAGGATCATCAAGCATGAAGTAAAGAAGCTCCAGAAGCAATCTTCCAAAAAAGCATAA